Below is a genomic region from Rosa chinensis cultivar Old Blush chromosome 5, RchiOBHm-V2, whole genome shotgun sequence.
AACTCTCCGAGAGTAGCGCCTGATTTGACCCAAGCACTCTCATTCTTTATATCAACATCGATGGAACGGAGATTGAAAAGGTCGATGATGATGAAAGGAGCTCTAGACACATAAGATAGGCCCTCGTAATCATGACCCCCGCTTCGGATTCTTATTTGTATGCCACTTTTCTTGGAGCAAATTACAGCTGCTTGAACCTGAGATTCATCAAAAGGAGTAATGATGGCCTCTGGTTTAGGTGTGGAATTGTTCAGGAATCTGAGGTTCTGTATGGAAAAGTCTAGGACTGAGGGATAAGCAGAACTGGTTCTGGGGAGAATGATTTCATTACTGGAGTTAGAGTTCTGTAGGTGGGAGGAAAAGCATTGAACAAAGCTTTCAGAATTTGATGTTGAAGTTGTTGACCAAACTGAGTTGAGAAGGATGAAAAGTAGGGAAAATAGTTTTACATGAAAGGTCTCCATATTCATTTCCCCTGGATAAATATGTGAACCGCTCTGCGCTCACGTATATATAGTGCTATGAACTCAAAGAACTTTCATCCATTTGAAGTCCCCTGAAGACAATTCAATGTTCAATGCTTCTTTCTTTTGTCCATCTCTGTTGGTGGAAAAGTCCACAAGTCATTTTTCAATAATTTACACTACGTAAGGGAGTGCATAAAAACCGAGAGCTAAGTTCCATACCATTACGGACTTTTCATAAGAAGTTCTTTAATTAATTGGAATGTGAATTATTTCATCTATGACGTCACCTAATCCATGGTGCTTTCATCAATATTCAAACGagaattaattaattgtttttcttCTAGTTCTTGTATGATTGCTTTCAGTGCTATTTTAATGCCTAGTATATGGTAATGGACAATGACATATAACACTCATGAAAGTTGAGAAGACTAAAAGTCAAATATTCAAGCTGATTATGTGTACCTTAATTTTATGTTATTGTTGTCtgtaaataaacaagaaaaccaTCTACAACACAGCTCCTCCTGTTTTGGCATATGGTTAAGCTTAATTATTGGTTAAGGCAGCCATGGCCAAATTATATCATCTGGCTCTTCTGCACATTGGTGGAGCAAAATACTGTGAAGAACAGTAAACAAATGAAATCTTATTCTTCTTTTGgcctatttatttttttcttctttcggcCAATCCAATCAATTTAATTTGGAAAGTCTGTTTTCCCCTAGATGGGAACACAGGGATGCTTTGTTCATTTCTAAAGAAGTTACAAGGATCAACCAAGATCTTAACATGAACAAGTCTCCTGAAATTGCTCTTGAAATACTTCAAACCCCAAATGCTTGCTTTCGCATAGCTTGTATTGCCATCATTGTTGTTCCTCCCCAAGTCAAGATCCCTGTAGTTCAAATAGGCAGCTCTTGGGGACTTGGAAACATATGGTGCCATATATGCATACAGCTTCTTCATCCAGCCAATATGTATGTTTGTCTCCTTTTTCATCATCCCAACTTCCCAAGTGACCAAATACTGGATTTTGAATATGTTTCCTCTTCTATGTGGGAATGGAGTTTCTGAATCAGAAATCTCACTCATCTTTCCACCGTAGGGTGACAGTATCAACTGGGATGTCTCTACTTGAAGTAGTCTTTTCCATAAACCTTCCAAGCCAGCTTCTGAAATGGGTTTGGTCACATAGTCTGATTTTGCTTTGAAGAAGTGCCTAGACGTTTGAGCCCGGTTAAGCAAAACTTCCAGAGGTTCACTTTTGAGAAGCCAGCATAGTGCATAACAGATTCGATCCAGCTCATTTCAGTGCAATCACTGCGGTCTAAACTCAAGTCCGGGAAATTGTCTTGCATCAAAGGAAGAAGTTTCTCAACTGGTCCAAGGAACAATGCATCAAATGAAACTGAGATAGTTTTGCCGCCAGTGGTGCCAGCTTTATCTGCAACACCTATAAATGAATGTAGGAGCAGGTCTTCATGAAGCTCATCTGCTAAGTAAGGACAACTGAAATATGTTCGTTGCTTGTTTCATAGATGGCAGAAGCATGGACTCTGTAAATGCTagatggaaaaataaaaggcaGAAAATATAATGAATCCGTTTCAGAAGAAAAATTAGAGGAGAATCGCCGGAAAAACTCGAAGCTTTCGAACTCCAAATCTCCTCCTCCAGTAGACGGTTGGATGAACAGGTGTCGGGGTCTTCTTCGTACTGTCAATGCAAACCAGTTTCCGCCGAGACAACGCCCGGAAGCTGCCGAACGAGGGAGAAATTTCCGGGTCGGGCCGTGCTCTTCAAGGTTCCTAGAAACAGGTCGAGACTCGATGCTTCTGGGTTCTTCGTTCTGATCCGATACTGAATTTAAACGACTGTGAAGGGGCGGATTCAGGGGGTGGCGAGGTTCTGCAGTTGCCCAACCTCGAATTTTTGAGATAGTTAAGAAGTTTAAGGCTGTGAAAACCATTAGTCTGTAAAAATGGCAGAACTGGGCAAGAActtccaagaagaagaagaacacgctgttattttttatttatttatttatttttattttttttgaaaaggcgAAGCTGCCTCCACACGACGCcgtttggattaatttcattaAACAAACGAGGACGTTTTGGACTCttttaaggaaaagaaagaaaaaaaaattaaaacacatGAGAAAGAACTGTCAGTTTCTAACTGCTATGACTGGCAACTTAGAAAGAAGTCTGGTAGCACCTTCTTCTATGGTCTTTTCAATTTGGAAAACGGTTACAGATGGGGGAACTGGAACCAGTCTTAAGTTTCCATGCAAGAATGACTCCAAAGCTTGAGCCTTCTCCTCTTATAGCCCAAAACAAATCTTGTAACACACTAATTGAGTTGAGAAGGATGCAAAATAGTGGAAGAAGCTTTACGCCTAAGGTTTTCATGGTGGTTTCCTCTGCATATGAAATTGTAAGAGCCTAAATATATCTGCTTAACGGTCCTATTTACTATGAATTAGAAGAGGATTGCAGCCATAGGATGCCACTTGACAACAATGAAGAACAATCACAAACTCAAAGGAAAGAAGATTCTTGTATGAAAATAGCGCCGGGGATGACATCGTATTGGAAACATCAGTAAATTACTCAGTTCTGCAACAATGGGTGCAATGTTCAATTCACTTGTTCTAGTATCCTGTCCTAGGTTAAGCAGGGAATCAACTCTGCCGCCCTGAAGGTGGCTTGAGGCTCAAGTTGATAGTGCTGACTATTGATTTTTACCCCAAACAAACTATAATCTAGGTCAACTACACGTACAAGAATATTCTTTCATTATATTTCCAACCACCACACCAGAAGCTGAACATGTTATTTGTATCTATCATCCGAACAGACATGAGAGACAAATATATAGGTTCCTAGTAGTGAATAAGAAACAGTTTGATGGAAGAAGATCAAGATCATTATGTGAGATCAACACAGATAGAATcaaaattttgattaattaaatatattcaATAATAACAAATTGATGTTAGGACTAACCAAGTAACTACCAGGTTGCAAGACTAATGATTAACTAACTAATACATAGCTAGGCACCAGTTAGACCTGAACTAGAACCTAATTTCCCTAATTTCTGTGCTGAGGTTCCTTGTGAGTCTTACAGTGGATAAGCAGCTGATTTGGCACCACCTTAAAAGAATGATGCTCCAATAAGCAAGTATAGCAGTAAAGCCAGCAGCTTCCCCATTGAGATGTTTGAACTTGATCCACTAGTCGCAGCTGAGTGGAAACCTGCAATCAGCAACCAAAGTCAGAACCTTTTGGGATACTAGATGCA
It encodes:
- the LOC112203173 gene encoding LOW QUALITY PROTEIN: berberine bridge enzyme-like 15 (The sequence of the model RefSeq protein was modified relative to this genomic sequence to represent the inferred CDS: inserted 1 base in 1 codon) translates to MVFTALNFLTISKIRGWATAEPRHPLNPPLHSRLNSVSDQNEEPRSIESRPVSRNLEEHGPTRKFLPRSAASGRCLGGNWFALTQRTYFSCPYLADELHEDLLLHSFIGVADKAGTTGGKTISVSFDALFLGPVEKLLPLMQDNFPDLSLDRSDCTEMSWIESVMHYAGFXKSEPLEVLLNRAQTSRHFFKAKSDYVTKPISEAGLEGLWKRLLQVETSQLILSPYGGKMSEISDSETPFPHRRGNIFKIQYLVTWEVGMMKKETNIHIGWMKKLYAYMAPYVSKSPRAAYLNYRDLDLGRNNNDGNTSYAKASIWGLKYFKSNFRRLVHVKILVDPCNFFRNEQSIPVFPSRGKQTFQIKLIGLAERRKK